From the genome of Candidatus Kapaibacterium sp., one region includes:
- a CDS encoding choice-of-anchor D domain-containing protein — MARYGLTLLLGLSLWSSLLAQQPPKRYVLIEEFTSATCPPCVQASEKLNAMVRVDRGLISIRYHMNWPAPGDPFNVANPTENQARRQYYGVNSIPFAAVMGTWTGHPVTSAFDDAVRQQQSRPVRLQITVIESRQNAPNISVTVRIRNVGSQSLSLSGHVLHTAVVNRRVDLPDLPQRLQNSNGETVFYDAMMKMLPSASGTALSGSIAPGQEQSFGPFVYQLGTGELWPPGQDYVIAFVQNSSTREIIDAGTNLEEKLAYVTVQLTAPTPQFSYIPRSTTVTRTVTLRNTSSQAYSFRLVADPNRSVVLQNLGWSATISPDSVYLAPGASQQFTLRITSPSDAGYVRLELKPKLLTRTGGAILELQDTSVVVGLLSENSQYILYYGITPWFVTAYLNIASQIPALRGDVAFLPLLPEEMAAFPVQSFRLAVFPMGDYPLHTPGGELDHIFNAIRQALNAGTRVWLISQAGMYWAFDPQSQYRTSAARSFYTNDLGLQYTRLQQRFSGNTLVSFPIAGVANDPIGNGFSATANTSVNAGYNLYTDIFSLRSGSASQPVFYYDNTPSSLGGVRRELSNGNRIVYTSFGPEAIASASLRQDLWNRVVTWLLGGGGQQSQPRIALSTYSLRFDSVEINTTRSLTLSISNSGNAELRITQIQLSGADANAFNVPEADLVPIVLNPSEETTLEIQFRPTRTGSHTAQLTITCNDPTEPQAIVLLSGVGRQATSVAEVLPQALHISPIPATGVVRVRIPSNLTYPAEVELRDLQGRVQIRRSVGAEVGELVLPVYSLAAGTYTLTVRSGSQLFRSPVLIVR, encoded by the coding sequence ATGGCGCGTTATGGACTCACACTCCTGCTCGGGCTCAGTCTCTGGAGTAGCCTATTGGCTCAGCAGCCCCCGAAGCGGTACGTGCTCATAGAGGAGTTCACCAGTGCAACATGCCCCCCGTGCGTCCAAGCATCGGAGAAGCTCAACGCTATGGTCCGCGTAGACCGGGGGCTAATTTCTATCCGCTACCACATGAATTGGCCAGCTCCTGGCGATCCCTTCAACGTGGCGAACCCAACGGAGAACCAGGCACGCCGGCAGTACTACGGAGTCAATAGTATCCCCTTCGCCGCCGTTATGGGGACATGGACAGGACACCCTGTTACCAGCGCCTTTGACGATGCCGTCCGGCAGCAACAGAGTCGACCCGTACGACTCCAGATTACGGTTATAGAGTCCCGCCAGAATGCCCCTAACATCAGCGTTACTGTACGCATCCGGAATGTCGGTTCTCAATCGTTGTCGCTGAGCGGGCACGTACTGCACACAGCGGTCGTCAACCGTCGGGTAGACCTCCCTGACCTTCCACAGCGCCTCCAGAACTCAAACGGCGAAACGGTCTTCTACGATGCCATGATGAAGATGCTACCGAGCGCGAGCGGGACAGCCCTGTCAGGTTCCATTGCTCCGGGGCAGGAACAGAGCTTTGGTCCGTTTGTCTACCAATTGGGCACTGGGGAGCTGTGGCCTCCAGGCCAGGACTACGTCATCGCGTTCGTCCAGAACAGCTCTACAAGGGAGATAATCGACGCCGGGACCAACTTAGAGGAGAAGCTCGCATACGTCACAGTCCAGCTCACGGCTCCAACCCCGCAGTTCTCATACATACCACGCAGCACAACCGTTACGCGGACGGTAACTCTGCGGAACACAAGCTCTCAAGCTTACAGTTTCCGTCTCGTGGCTGACCCAAACCGCAGTGTAGTCTTGCAGAACTTAGGCTGGAGCGCAACGATCTCCCCAGACTCTGTCTACTTAGCTCCTGGAGCATCTCAGCAATTCACCCTACGGATTACCTCCCCGAGCGATGCAGGATATGTACGGCTGGAGTTGAAGCCTAAGCTACTCACTCGGACCGGTGGAGCGATTCTAGAGCTCCAGGATACGAGCGTTGTCGTAGGCCTGCTTTCGGAAAACTCCCAGTACATACTCTACTACGGCATCACGCCCTGGTTTGTTACTGCCTACCTCAACATCGCTTCCCAAATCCCTGCGCTCCGAGGGGATGTAGCCTTCTTGCCGCTTCTTCCGGAAGAGATGGCAGCCTTCCCAGTGCAAAGTTTTCGGCTTGCAGTCTTCCCGATGGGGGACTACCCCCTCCATACTCCAGGCGGTGAGTTAGACCACATCTTCAACGCTATCCGACAAGCCCTCAATGCTGGCACACGGGTGTGGCTGATCTCCCAGGCAGGGATGTATTGGGCCTTCGATCCCCAATCTCAGTACCGCACCTCCGCAGCTCGGAGCTTCTACACCAACGACCTGGGTCTCCAGTATACTCGGCTCCAGCAGCGCTTCAGCGGCAACACCCTCGTCTCATTCCCCATCGCGGGGGTAGCGAACGATCCAATCGGGAATGGCTTCTCTGCAACCGCGAACACTAGCGTCAACGCAGGCTATAATCTCTACACGGACATCTTCAGTCTCCGCTCGGGCAGCGCTTCGCAGCCTGTCTTCTACTACGACAACACGCCGAGCTCTCTTGGGGGAGTGCGGAGAGAGCTCAGCAATGGGAATCGAATTGTCTACACGAGTTTTGGCCCTGAAGCCATCGCCAGCGCTAGCTTACGGCAAGACTTGTGGAACCGGGTTGTGACCTGGCTCCTGGGCGGCGGTGGACAGCAATCTCAGCCCCGCATTGCCCTGAGCACATACTCACTGCGGTTTGACTCAGTAGAGATCAACACGACGCGCTCGCTGACGCTAAGCATCAGCAACTCAGGTAACGCGGAGCTACGCATCACACAGATCCAGCTTAGTGGAGCGGATGCTAATGCCTTCAATGTCCCAGAAGCTGACCTCGTGCCGATTGTTCTGAACCCTAGCGAGGAGACGACACTTGAAATCCAGTTCCGTCCAACTCGAACGGGCTCCCACACAGCACAGCTTACCATCACCTGCAACGATCCTACGGAGCCACAAGCTATTGTGCTCTTGTCAGGGGTCGGGCGTCAGGCTACAAGCGTTGCTGAGGTCCTACCACAAGCACTGCATATCAGCCCAATCCCTGCTACAGGGGTCGTGCGAGTACGCATACCTTCCAACCTAACCTACCCTGCAGAGGTAGAGCTCCGCGACCTTCAGGGCCGAGTTCAGATACGGCGCTCAGTTGGAGCTGAGGTAGGTGAACTCGTACTACCAGTCTATTCGTTAGCTGCCGGGACATACACCCTGACTGTACGGAGCGGTTCCCAGCTCTTCCGGTCTCCCGTGCTCATTGTTCGGTAG
- the uvrB gene encoding excinuclease ABC subunit UvrB gives MARSGFQLVAPYKPAGDQPKAIAQLVENLRRGVKHQVLLGVTGSGKTFTISNVIAEIQKPTLVISPNKTLAAQLYGEFRQFFPHNAVEFFISYYDYYQPEAYVPATDTYIEKEVAINEEIDRLRLRATSALLEGRRDVIVVASVSCIYSIGKPEDFQATLLPLRVGMRMGRRQLLSRLVDIYYTRNDEELTRGTFRVRGDVIDVVPGYEHTNALRIELFGDVIDRLAWIDRVGGAVLEEVEAVTLYPAKLFITTRTQLERAIVSIRQELAERLRELRAQGKELEARRLEQRTLFDLEMLQEIGYCPGIENYSRHLSGRQPGERPWCLLDYFPRDYLLIIDESHITIPQLRGMYNGDRSRKQTLVEYGFRLPSALDNRPLRFEEFEELVNQVIYVSATPGEYELEKSQGMVVEQIIRPTGLLDPEIQVRPTRHQIDDLLGEIRRRIERKQRVLVTTLTKRMAEDLAEYLSAFGIRVAYLHADIDAVERVEILRDFRLGRYDVLVGVNLLREGLDLPEVSLVAILDADKEGFLRSYRSLLQIAGRTARNAEGLVILYADQITEAIQKVISEANRRRALQIEYNRQHGINPRTVYKSLEEILQTTAIADIQQRRWRSLPATAHCTAPVVADPLIAYMTAEQRRQLAQELQAEMRRAALELDFERAAELRDALLQLYRDFPEDFPDLPLPAVKPEGSS, from the coding sequence ATGGCGAGAAGTGGATTCCAGCTCGTTGCACCATACAAGCCTGCTGGAGACCAGCCCAAAGCAATTGCCCAACTCGTGGAAAATCTACGACGTGGTGTGAAGCACCAGGTACTGCTCGGTGTAACTGGATCGGGGAAGACCTTCACCATCTCTAACGTCATTGCCGAAATCCAGAAGCCGACCTTGGTCATTTCGCCGAACAAGACCCTAGCAGCCCAGCTCTATGGCGAGTTTCGCCAGTTCTTCCCTCACAATGCTGTGGAGTTCTTCATCTCGTACTACGACTACTACCAGCCGGAGGCTTACGTGCCAGCGACGGACACCTACATCGAGAAGGAGGTTGCCATCAACGAGGAGATAGACCGGCTACGGTTGCGTGCGACGAGCGCCCTCTTGGAGGGGCGTCGGGATGTCATCGTAGTTGCTTCCGTGAGCTGCATCTACAGCATCGGAAAGCCTGAAGATTTCCAAGCAACATTGCTGCCCCTCCGAGTGGGGATGCGGATGGGACGGCGTCAGCTCTTGTCAAGGTTGGTCGATATCTACTACACCCGCAATGACGAGGAGCTGACGCGTGGTACCTTTCGTGTCCGCGGGGATGTCATTGACGTTGTTCCTGGGTACGAGCACACGAACGCCCTTCGGATTGAGCTCTTCGGGGATGTGATCGACCGCTTAGCATGGATAGACCGTGTCGGCGGTGCTGTGCTAGAAGAAGTAGAGGCTGTGACTCTCTATCCTGCAAAGCTCTTCATTACAACAAGAACTCAGCTAGAGCGCGCGATTGTCTCCATCCGACAAGAGCTGGCCGAGCGATTGCGCGAACTCCGTGCTCAAGGGAAGGAATTGGAAGCCCGGCGGTTGGAACAGCGTACGCTCTTCGACCTAGAAATGCTCCAGGAGATTGGCTATTGCCCGGGCATTGAGAACTACTCGCGCCATCTCTCTGGTCGCCAACCAGGAGAGCGCCCATGGTGCTTGCTAGACTACTTCCCGCGCGATTACTTGCTCATCATTGACGAAAGCCATATCACCATCCCTCAGTTGCGGGGAATGTACAACGGGGACCGCTCACGGAAGCAAACCCTCGTTGAGTATGGCTTTCGCTTACCTTCAGCACTGGACAACCGTCCTCTGCGCTTTGAGGAGTTTGAGGAGCTCGTCAATCAGGTCATCTACGTAAGCGCGACGCCAGGGGAGTACGAGTTGGAGAAGAGCCAGGGAATGGTCGTTGAACAGATCATCCGCCCAACAGGGCTTCTGGATCCGGAGATTCAGGTGCGTCCTACTCGCCACCAGATAGACGACCTGCTAGGAGAAATCCGCCGGCGAATAGAGCGGAAGCAACGGGTCTTGGTTACAACGCTGACAAAGCGTATGGCCGAGGACCTTGCAGAGTACTTAAGCGCCTTTGGGATCCGCGTGGCCTACCTCCATGCTGATATTGATGCGGTGGAGCGGGTGGAGATCCTCCGAGATTTCCGCCTTGGTCGCTACGATGTACTGGTTGGCGTCAATCTGCTTCGCGAGGGGTTAGATCTGCCGGAAGTCTCGCTCGTCGCGATCCTCGATGCTGACAAAGAAGGGTTCCTCCGCAGCTACCGCTCGCTCCTGCAGATCGCTGGGCGCACAGCGCGGAATGCGGAGGGTCTGGTCATCCTCTACGCTGACCAGATTACGGAAGCGATTCAGAAGGTGATCTCCGAAGCGAACCGTCGCCGGGCGCTCCAGATAGAGTACAACCGTCAGCACGGCATCAACCCACGTACGGTCTACAAGAGCCTGGAGGAGATTCTCCAGACGACGGCTATTGCGGACATTCAACAGCGGCGGTGGCGGAGCCTTCCTGCTACTGCCCACTGTACAGCTCCAGTGGTAGCCGATCCACTCATCGCTTACATGACTGCCGAGCAGCGGCGACAACTGGCGCAGGAACTCCAGGCAGAGATGCGGCGTGCTGCGCTGGAGCTGGACTTTGAGCGCGCCGCTGAGTTGCGGGACGCACTGCTACAGCTCTACCGTGACTTCCCCGAGGATTTCCCTGACCTCCCGTTGCCGGCCGTGAAGCCGGAGGGCTCGTCGTGA
- a CDS encoding LD-carboxypeptidase, with protein sequence MRTEQVRKGRPLRRGDVIGLVAPASPVEATTIESVVRYLERLGYRVEISAHIQSTYLGYLAGTDAQRVAELHRFFSNPRIAAIFCLRGGYGSMRLLAQLDYRLIARHPKILVGFSDITALQIALWQRIHLVSLSTLPPGAELLPPDREAWFWQLLTSPHPPGEIPELMQPLSPLPSKGVKGVLLSGTLSLWSALCGTPFFPKLAGAIVVLEDTGEAAYRLDRMVTQLLLAGLREAAAVVFGDFSLPASAEQRLPQPSLESLLRDFAGRIGLPCFSGLPYGHIRERWALPFGVAASISRQGYLTIEEALVAKD encoded by the coding sequence ATGCGAACAGAACAGGTCCGGAAGGGTCGCCCCTTACGACGAGGGGACGTAATCGGGCTTGTAGCACCAGCCTCTCCAGTAGAGGCGACTACGATAGAGAGCGTCGTGCGGTATCTAGAGCGGTTGGGCTACCGTGTGGAGATCTCTGCCCACATCCAGAGCACGTACTTGGGCTACTTGGCCGGGACGGATGCACAGCGTGTTGCTGAGCTCCATCGCTTCTTCTCCAACCCACGGATTGCTGCCATTTTCTGCCTGCGGGGCGGCTATGGGAGCATGCGCCTGTTGGCACAATTGGACTACCGCCTCATTGCTCGCCATCCGAAGATACTGGTTGGCTTCTCCGACATTACTGCACTGCAAATAGCCCTGTGGCAGCGGATCCACTTGGTATCCCTCTCGACGCTCCCGCCGGGCGCTGAGCTGCTGCCTCCCGATCGAGAAGCATGGTTTTGGCAGCTTCTGACTTCTCCCCATCCACCGGGGGAGATCCCAGAGCTTATGCAGCCGCTCTCCCCTTTGCCATCGAAAGGAGTTAAGGGGGTTCTCTTGAGCGGTACGCTCTCCTTGTGGAGTGCTCTCTGTGGGACCCCGTTCTTTCCCAAGCTGGCTGGTGCTATCGTGGTACTTGAGGATACTGGGGAAGCTGCCTATCGGCTGGACCGGATGGTTACGCAGCTCCTCCTTGCAGGCCTGCGGGAAGCAGCAGCGGTTGTCTTCGGCGACTTTTCGCTCCCTGCTTCTGCGGAGCAGCGGTTACCCCAGCCTTCGCTGGAGTCCTTGCTTCGGGATTTCGCTGGACGGATAGGGCTTCCCTGCTTCTCTGGGTTACCGTATGGCCATATCCGTGAACGCTGGGCCCTGCCATTTGGAGTGGCGGCCTCCATCAGTCGGCAAGGCTACCTTACCATCGAAGAGGCGCTGGTGGCTAAGGATTGA
- a CDS encoding phage holin family protein yields MRLIASWLLNTAVIGLVAAALPGISIANVWSALLTVPVLGLINAVVRPLLVLLMLPAVVLTFGLFLFVLNAVGLWLAAAIVPGFRIDGFGSALRGSVLISILSALGRWLLRL; encoded by the coding sequence ATGCGCCTGATAGCATCGTGGCTGCTCAACACTGCCGTCATCGGTCTCGTAGCCGCTGCACTGCCAGGAATCAGTATCGCCAACGTATGGTCGGCACTGCTGACAGTGCCCGTGTTAGGACTCATCAACGCTGTAGTGCGCCCCTTGCTGGTCCTGCTGATGCTCCCTGCTGTAGTGCTCACGTTCGGGCTCTTCCTCTTCGTTCTGAATGCCGTCGGGCTATGGCTGGCAGCAGCAATTGTGCCAGGCTTTCGGATCGATGGCTTCGGAAGCGCCTTGCGCGGCTCGGTCCTCATCTCTATTCTTTCTGCCCTGGGACGTTGGCTACTGCGCTTATAA
- the queA gene encoding tRNA preQ1(34) S-adenosylmethionine ribosyltransferase-isomerase QueA, whose amino-acid sequence MWGEMLLRTKLSAFRYSYPKQAIARFPADPRDSARLLVVHRDSGELEHRAFRDIIDYFHKGDCLVVNDTWVYPARLIGKKERTYAPIEVILARKLSPEANIWEVLVEPARKVRIGNKIYFDNNRFYAEIIDNTTSRGRIVRFSYTGDLYKVMERLGSVILPDYIQRQPEESDKEWYQTVFANPERIGSLAPPTAGLHFTRELVQQLTQRGVRIVPITLHIGLGAFETIEVEDLSKHTMSSEYFEVSPQAAEVINRALQNRKRVCAVGCSVARALESSALTTGVIKPTRGWTDRFIYPPYEFRIVQSIITNFHPPTSPSLLVGAALAGPELIMKAYRTAVKENYRLFAYGDAMLIL is encoded by the coding sequence ATGTGGGGAGAGATGCTCCTACGGACGAAGCTGTCCGCGTTTCGTTACTCTTACCCAAAACAGGCAATTGCCCGCTTCCCTGCAGATCCACGCGACAGTGCCCGCTTGCTGGTTGTCCATCGTGATTCTGGAGAGCTGGAGCACCGGGCCTTCCGCGACATCATTGACTACTTCCACAAGGGTGATTGCCTAGTTGTCAACGACACATGGGTTTACCCGGCCCGTCTCATCGGGAAGAAAGAGCGGACATATGCTCCAATTGAGGTCATTTTGGCCCGCAAATTGAGCCCCGAGGCGAATATCTGGGAAGTGCTCGTGGAACCCGCTCGAAAGGTGCGGATCGGCAACAAAATCTACTTTGACAACAACCGCTTCTACGCCGAGATCATAGACAACACGACCTCGCGCGGGCGTATTGTCCGATTTAGCTACACCGGCGACCTGTACAAGGTCATGGAACGGTTGGGGAGCGTTATCCTCCCCGACTACATTCAGCGACAGCCAGAGGAAAGCGACAAAGAGTGGTACCAGACCGTCTTCGCCAATCCAGAGCGCATCGGGTCCTTAGCTCCTCCGACGGCAGGCCTTCACTTCACGCGAGAGTTGGTGCAACAACTGACTCAACGCGGAGTCCGCATTGTCCCGATCACCCTCCACATCGGGCTGGGAGCTTTTGAAACCATCGAGGTGGAGGACCTCAGCAAGCACACGATGAGCTCGGAATACTTCGAGGTCAGTCCACAAGCAGCAGAGGTCATCAACCGGGCATTACAGAACCGGAAACGTGTCTGTGCTGTCGGCTGCAGTGTTGCACGTGCTTTGGAGTCCAGTGCGTTGACCACGGGCGTCATCAAGCCCACTCGGGGATGGACCGACCGCTTTATCTACCCACCGTACGAGTTCCGGATTGTACAGAGCATAATCACCAACTTCCACCCACCGACCTCGCCATCGCTACTGGTCGGGGCAGCACTCGCAGGACCTGAGCTCATCATGAAGGCATACCGAACAGCAGTAAAGGAGAACTATCGCCTATTCGCATACGGTGACGCGATGCTCATTCTCTGA
- a CDS encoding A/G-specific adenine glycosylase produces MLPVRRLQRAVLEWYARHQRPLTWRSFPPEPYAVLVREVMLQQTQAGRVERALERFLERFPSFQSLAAASLAEVLQCWQGLGYNLRARRLWECARTVVSHYGGQLPQEPSLLQRLPGIGPYTAAAVATFAFGRQDLPVVDTNVRRVLQRLVGEELPQQVVEHARRLIPRGKSAEWHQALMDIGALLCRPRSPRCGECPLQQWCQYARNPVPSVPAKRVEEPSFEGIPRRLWRGRVLRIVATQGKASLRQVAQMLFGQIPTAQQRLWVRHVVQGLVRDGLLVRSGGMLCLPRGA; encoded by the coding sequence GTGCTCCCCGTACGTCGCCTTCAGCGGGCAGTGCTGGAATGGTACGCACGGCACCAGCGTCCGCTGACGTGGCGCTCCTTTCCTCCGGAGCCCTACGCGGTACTGGTTCGTGAGGTGATGTTGCAGCAGACCCAGGCTGGGAGAGTCGAGCGAGCACTCGAGAGGTTTTTGGAGCGCTTCCCGAGCTTTCAGAGCCTGGCAGCAGCGTCGCTAGCAGAGGTCCTGCAGTGCTGGCAGGGGTTGGGGTACAATCTTCGGGCGCGTCGGCTCTGGGAGTGTGCCCGAACTGTGGTCAGCCACTACGGGGGACAACTCCCTCAGGAGCCGAGTCTCCTTCAGCGTTTGCCGGGCATTGGTCCGTACACCGCCGCGGCTGTGGCCACCTTTGCGTTTGGGCGGCAAGACCTGCCAGTGGTGGACACGAACGTCCGGCGGGTCCTCCAGCGTCTCGTTGGGGAGGAACTTCCGCAGCAGGTGGTAGAGCATGCTCGCCGACTCATTCCCAGGGGCAAGTCCGCAGAGTGGCATCAAGCCTTGATGGACATCGGTGCCCTCCTCTGTCGCCCTCGTTCCCCGCGCTGTGGGGAGTGTCCGCTACAGCAGTGGTGCCAGTATGCGCGGAATCCTGTGCCTAGTGTGCCAGCGAAGAGAGTGGAAGAGCCCAGCTTCGAAGGAATCCCCAGGCGGTTGTGGCGAGGACGAGTCCTGCGGATTGTGGCCACACAAGGGAAGGCAAGCTTGCGGCAGGTTGCTCAGATGCTCTTCGGGCAGATTCCGACGGCGCAGCAACGACTGTGGGTGCGTCATGTGGTCCAAGGGCTAGTCCGCGACGGGCTCCTGGTGCGTTCGGGTGGAATGCTCTGCCTACCTCGAGGGGCATAG